The following are encoded together in the Brassica napus cultivar Da-Ae chromosome A9, Da-Ae, whole genome shotgun sequence genome:
- the LOC106411678 gene encoding DNA-directed RNA polymerase IV subunit 1-like yields the protein MEEKCEELQVPMGTLKSISFSISNNKDRKNMSVMEVEAANQVTDSRLGLPNRDDICKSCGSKDRKVCEGHFGVINLRYPVINPHLLKEVATLLNKFCPGCKYTKKKQSQSQNPEDRPDRCRYCISNTDYPLMKFRVTTKEAFRRSGIVCEVSEDNVLKLSKRGLSALPPDYWDFMPKDPNIDESCLKPSRRILTHAQVYALLSGIDERVIRKEIPMFDSLPLASFPVTPNGHRVSEMVTQFTGPRLVFDERTRIYKKLVAFEGNGLELSSRVMECMQYSRLFSENVSPSQESANPYQKKSDTPELRGLRFMKDVLLGKRSDHTFRTVVVGDPSLKLNEIGIPRSIAERLQVSENLNDWNRERLVTSCFHKLLEKGETHVRRGGRLVGIRAIDDLQTGDSFLRTLKDGDTVLMNRPPSIHQHSLIAMSVKVLPTTSVVSLNPICCLPFRGDFDGDCLHGYVPQSIQAKAELEELVALDKQLVNRQNGRNLLSLGQDSLTAAYLVNVETNCFLNRAQVQQLQMYCPYDLPRPAIIRASSTRSEPQWTGKQLFGMLFPPGFEYAYPLNNVVVTNGELLSSSDGSGWLRDGEGNFIQGLMKHDKEKVLDIIYSAQEMLSQWLLNRGLSVSLSDLYFASDTHSRRNLTEEISYGLQEAEQVCNKQQLMVESRRDLLAVNGEEDMVVADDLELFCYERQRSATLSKLAVSAFKDAYRDVQALAYRYGDQSNAFLVMSKAGSKGNMGKLAQHSMCIGLQNSSVALSFGFPRKLTCASWNDPNSPLRGARGEDRTGHESFVPFGVVESSFLTGLNPLESFVHSVTSRDSSFSGNADLPGTLSRKLMFFMRDIYAAYDGTVRNSFGNHLVQFRYESSDDAEEDMTGEAVGSLSACALTEAAYSALDQPISLLETSPLLNLKNVLECGSKKGLKEQTMSLCLSETLSKKKHGFEYGALDIKSHLEKLCFSEIVSTSMIIFSPRTNTRMPMSSWVCHFHISKKVLKQNQLDLESVVSSLNKQYANRKKELKLDVIDLDIQSTNHCSWDDKAMEEDRVCITVTVLEASRNDSLELDAIRLVLIPFLLESPVKGYREIKKVDILWVDRPKAPQRNKKGFAGELFLKVTMHGVRGQKSFWSALLETCLPIMDMIDWTRSHPDNIRQCCSVYGIDAGRSIFLADLESAVSDTGKAMLREHLLLVADSLSVTGEFVALNPKGWSRQRQAESAPAPFAQACFSSPSQCFFKAAKEGVTDELEGSIDALAWGKVPSFGTGDQFEIIISPKNHGFSTPVVDVYGFLSRTATLPKRKAARATSSSLPKSDEFTVQPFPLLNSALSKAVKTLDGKGLTRSQLRMIFTWDDMEKLSRSLKRILYNYEIDATLNELDGRLLMMALLFHPNRDEKIGPGFKGIKVANSKHGNARCFEVVRTDGTTEDFSYHKCVLGATEIIAPKRVNFYKAKYLRNGTVQPGAI from the exons ATGGAGGAAAAATGCGAGGAGCTTCAGGTGCCCATGGGGACTCTAAAGTCAATAAGCTTTAGCATTTCGAATAACAAAGACCGA aaaaacatgtctGTCATGGAGGTTGAAGCAGCGAATCAAGTGACTGATTCCCGGTTAGGGCTCCCCAATCGGGATGATATTTGCAAATCATGTGGCAGCAAAGATAGAAAAGTTTGTGAAG gGCATTTTGGGGTTATAAACCTCAGGTACCCGGTGATTAACCCGCATTTACTTAAGGAGGTAGCTACATTGTTGAACAAGTTCTGCCCTGGATGTAAATACACGAAGAAAAAACAGTCTCAGTCTCAG AATCCTGAAGACCGGCCTGACAGATGTAGATATTGCATT tCAAATACAGATTACCCTCTAATGAAGTTCAGGGTAACAACAAAAGAAGCCTTTAGGCGATCTGGAATCGTTTGTGAAGTGAGTGAAGACAATGTGTTGAAGCTCAGTAAACGGGGACTATCAGCATTACCTCCAGATTATTGGGATTTTATGCCTAAAGACCCAAATATCGACGAAAGCTGTTTGAAACCAAGCAGGCGGATTCTAACTCACGCACAG GTTTATGCACTGTTGAGTGGGATTGATGAGAGGGTGATCAGGAAGGAGATCCCCATGTTCGACTCTCTTCCTCTGGCATCTTTTCCAGTTACACCAAACGGTCATCGTGTATCCGAGATGGTCACTCAGTTCACCGGTCCTCGACTAGTTTTC GATGAACGGACTCGTATCTACAAGAAACTAGTTGCCTTCGAAGGAAATGGTCTTGAGTTGAGTTCACGTGTGATGGAATGCATGCAATACTCAAGA CtcttttcggaaaacgtgtctCCTAGTCAAGAATCCGCGAACCCGTACCAAAAGAAGTCAGATACTCCCGAGCTACGCGGTCTAAGGTTCATGAAAGATGTGCTTCTCGGCAAAAGAAGCGACCACACGTTCCGCACAGTGGTTGTCGGCGACCCTTCTCTCAAGCTCAACGAGATCGGCATACCTCGGAGTATCGCAGAGAGGCTTCAAGTATCCGAGAATCTCAACGACTGGAACAGAGAACGCCTCGTCACCTCCTGTTTCCACAAGCTCCTCGAGAAAGGAGAGACTCACGTGAGGAGAGGAGGTCGCTTAGTAGGGATCCGAGCCATCGACGATCTCCAAACGGGAGACAGCTTCTTACGCACGTTAAAGGATGGAGACACGGTGCTGATGAACAGACCTCCTTCCATTCATCAGCACTCGCTCATCGCAATGTCTGTTAAAGTCCTCCCCACTACCTCCGTGGTTTCGTTAAACCCCATCTGTTGCTTACCCTTTCGTGGTGACTTCGATGGAGACTGTCTTCACGGGTACGTTCCTCAGTCTATCCAAGCCAAGGCTGAGCTCGAGGAGCTTGTGGCTTTGGATAAGCAGCTTGTTAACAGACAGAACGGTCGTAACTTGCTGTCGTTAGGACAGGACAGCTTGACGGCTGCGTATCTGGTTAACGTCGAGACGAACTGTTTCCTGAACCGAGCTCAGGTTCAGCAGCTGCAAATGTATTGTCCCTATGATCTTCCTCGGCCTGCGATCATCCGAGCTTCGTCTACGAGAAGTGAGCCGCAATGGACGGGGAAGCAGCTGTTTGGGATGCTCTTCCCTCCCGGGTTCGAGTACGCTTACCCTCTGAATAATGTAGTTGTAACCAACGGAGAGCTTTTGTCTTCTTCCGATGGGTCTGGTTGGTTGCGTGATGGAGAAGGAAACTTCATCCAGGGTTTGATGAAGCACGATAAAGAGAAAGTTCTTGATATAATCTACTCGGCTCAAGAGATGCTCTCTCAGTGGTTACTGAATCGAGGACTGAGTGTTTCTCTATCTGATTTATACTTCGCATCTGATACACACTCTCGGAGAAACTTGACGGAGGAGATTAGTTACGGTTTGCAAGAAGCTGAGCAAGTCTGCAACAAGCAGCAGCTCATGGTGGAGTCCCGCAGAGACCTCCTCGCGGTTAACGGAGAAGAAGATATGGTCGTCGCTGATGATTTGGAGCTGTTCTGCTACGAGAGACAGAGATCAGCTACCTTGAGCAAGCTCGCGGTTAGTGCCTTCAAGGATGCGTATAGAGACGTCCAGGCTCTGGCGTATAGATACGGAGACCAGTCGAACGCGTTTCTCGTCATGTCCAAAGCTGGTAGCAAAGGGAACATGGGGAAGCTCGCTCAGCACAGTATGTGCATTGGTCTTCAGAACTCATCAGTTGCGTTGTCCTTTGGGTTCCCACGTAAGCTGACTTGCGCCTCGTGGAACGACCCAAACAGCCCGCTTCGAGGCGCAAGGGGAGAAGACCGAACGGGTCATGAGTCTTTTGTTCCCTTTGGTGTCGTTGAGAGCTCGTTTCTGACGGGTCTGAATCCTTTGGAGTCTTTTGTTCATTCTGTGACGAGCCGAGACAGCTCCTTTAGCGGTAATGCTGATCTTCCCGGGACGCTTAGCAGGAAGCTGATGTTCTTTATGAGGGATATATACGCTGCTTACGACGGGACGGTGAGGAACTCGTTTGGTAACCATTTGGTTCAGTTTCGTTATGAGAGTAGTGATGATGCAGAAGAGGACATGACCGGTGAAGCAGTTGGATCGCTTTCTGCTTGTGCTCTCACTGAGGCTGCTTACAGCGCTCTTGATCAGCCCATTAGCCTTCTTGAGACTTCGCCTCTTCTGAATCTTAAG AATGTGTTGGAGTGTGGGTCGAAGAAAGGTCTAAAGGAACAGACAATGTCTTTGTGCTTGTCTGAAACACTTTCTAAGAAGAAGCACGGGTTCGAATACGGGGCACTGGACATCAAGAGCCACTTGGAGAAACTGTGTTTCTCAGAGATTGTTTCAACGTCCATGATAAT ATTCTCTCCGAGGACTAACACAAGGATGCCTATGAGCTCGTGGGTTTGCCATTTTCATATCTCCAAG AAAGTACTGAAACAGAACCAACTGGACCTCGAATCTGTTGTCTCTTCGTTGAACAAGCAGTATGCGAACAGGAAGAAAGAACTGAAGCTTGATGTAATAGATTTAGATATACAAAGCAC AAACCACTGCTCTTGGGATGATAAGGCAATGGAAGAAGATAGAGTCTGCATCACAGTTACTGTTCTCGAAGCCTCCAGGAACGATTCTTTGGAGCTTGATGCTATTCGCCTTGTCTTGATCCCTTTTCTTCTCGAATCTCCTGTcaaag GCTACCGAGAGATTAAAAAGGTGGATATCTTATGGGTTGACAGACCAAAAGCTCCCCAGAGGAACAAGAAAGGCTTTGCGGGTGAGCTTTTCTTGAAGGTTACAATGCATGGAGTTCGTGGCCAAAAGAGCTTCTGGAGCGCTCTTCTCGAAACATGTCTTCCCATTATGGATATGATCGATTGGACAAGAAGCCATCCTGATAATATCCGACAGTGCTGCTCGGTTTATGGAATAGACGCTGGACGTAGCATCTTCCTAGCG GATTTGGAGTCTGCTGTGTCGGATACGGGCAAGGCGATGCTGCGGGAACATCTGCTTCTTGTAGCTGATTCCCTCTCAGTCACCGGAGAGTTTGTGGCACTAAACCCCAAAGGTTGGAGTAGACAAAGACAGGCCGAGTCAGCTCCTGCTCCTTTCGCTCAAGCGTGCTTCTCG AGCCCAAGTCAGTGCTTTTTCAAAGCAGCTAAGGAAGGTGTCACAGACGAGCTTGAAGGATCTATCGACGCATTGGCTTGGGGCAAAGTTCCTTCTTTTGGGACTGGAGATCAGTTCGAGATCATCATCTCCCCTAAG AATCATGGGTTTAGTACACCGGTGGTAGACGTGTACGGCTTTCTCAGTAGGACGGCCACGCTTCCAAAGAGAAAGGCTGCTCGTGCAACAAGCTCCTCCTTGCCCAAATCAGACGAGTTCACGGTCCAGCCATTCCCCTTGCTCAACTCGGCTCTCTCGAAAGCAGTCAAGACACTCGATGGGAAAGGACTCACCAGGTCGCAGCTCAGAATGATCTTTACGTGGGACGACATGGAAAAGCTTTCTCGGTCGCTGAAACGCATTCTCTACAA ttACGAGATTGATGCTACGTTGAATGAGTTGGACGGGAGACTTCTGATGATGGCTCTTCTCTTCCATCCCAACAGAGATGAGAAGATAGGACCTGGCTTCAAAGGAATCAAG GTGGCTAATTCTAAGCACGGGAATGCTCGTTGCTTTGAGGTGGTGAGAACAGACGGAACAACTGAAGATTTCTCTTACCACAAGTGTGTGTTGGGAGCAACAGAGATCATTGCCCCTAAGAGGGTTAACTTCTACAAGGCGAAGTACCTTAGAAACGGTACGGTGCAGCCCGGTGCTATCTGA
- the LOC125577807 gene encoding uncharacterized protein LOC125577807 produces MLMIDAEGTVAQGFIGQNRRTQYEKELRLGTEWYYIACKDCQTKLNRGPTTMLCPKCGNENATAVANYRVEMYVYDNEEQCTFIILGDAGKELTGRKATELIDAYVEDNGGDGAELEIPLPQCLIDTIGQTKKFRIKVAHYNFTSTRLSLTATKIVSSAVLPPKNPPSTQDATTQ; encoded by the exons ATGCTTATGATCGATGCAGAG GGTACTGTGGCTCAGGGGTTCATCGGTCAGAACCGTCGCACCCAATATGAAAAAGAGCTCCGGCTTGGCACTGAGTGGTATTACATTGCTTGCAAGGATTGCCAGACAAAGCTAAACCGTGGGCCGACAACAATGCTTTGTCCAAAATGCGGGAATGAAAATGCTACTGCAGTAGCCAA TTACCGCGTTGAAATGTATGTCTATGATAATGAGGAGCAGTGCACTTTCATCATCCTCGGAGATGCTGGTAAAGAGCTCACCGGCAGAAAAGCAACAGAGTTGATCGACGCTTATGTTGAG GATAATGGTGGAGATGGGGCTGAGCTTGAGATTCCACTGCCACAATGTTTAATCGACACAATTGGACAGACAAAGAAATTCAGGATCAAGGTGGCTCACTACAACTTTACATCTACCCGCCTTTCCTTGACAGCAACCAAAATTGTCTCATCAGCAGTTTTGCCACCAAAGAATCCTCCCTCCACTCAAGACGCCACCACACAGTGA